One genomic region from Devosia neptuniae encodes:
- a CDS encoding oxidoreductase: protein MDTALPPCPQIRCGCDVTDAASVDQMVQNVVRQTGQIDLLVNNAGSALIGGAEESSIEQAQALFNVNVFGVMRATNAVLPYMRAQQSGRIINISSVLGFIPSPFAATYSATKHAVEGHSESLDHEMRSFGIRVVLVEPYFTHTPSDLNAIGPDRSLRAYAASRERASDNRKAYIAAGDAPELVAETVLAAAISPAPQLRYATSKNTRRVRLLRRFVPARIFDSSLRKQLGLPA, encoded by the coding sequence CTGGACACCGCTTTACCGCCCTGCCCTCAAATCCGCTGCGGCTGCGATGTCACCGACGCGGCCTCTGTGGACCAGATGGTCCAGAATGTTGTGAGACAGACAGGGCAGATTGATTTGCTGGTCAACAATGCCGGGTCCGCATTGATCGGCGGCGCCGAAGAATCCTCGATCGAGCAGGCGCAAGCTCTCTTTAACGTCAACGTTTTTGGCGTCATGCGTGCGACCAACGCGGTGTTGCCCTACATGCGCGCCCAACAGAGCGGCCGCATCATCAATATCAGCTCGGTGCTTGGCTTCATCCCGAGCCCGTTCGCCGCCACTTATTCGGCAACCAAACACGCCGTTGAAGGACATTCGGAATCGCTTGATCATGAGATGCGTTCGTTTGGCATCCGCGTTGTCTTGGTAGAACCCTATTTCACACACACCCCGTCAGACCTGAACGCCATTGGCCCCGACCGGTCGTTGCGGGCCTATGCTGCGTCGCGCGAAAGGGCAAGCGACAACCGGAAGGCCTACATCGCCGCGGGCGACGCTCCGGAGCTTGTCGCGGAGACGGTGCTCGCCGCAGCAATCTCCCCTGCTCCGCAACTGCGCTATGCCACCAGCAAAAACACCAGAAGGGTACGACTCCTCCGCAGGTTTGTGCCGGCCCGCATTTTTGACAGCAGCCTGCGCAAGCAACTCGGACTGCCCGCCTGA
- a CDS encoding TetR/AcrR family transcriptional regulator, whose amino-acid sequence MRVSRAQAKANRENVVNVASKLFREHGFNGIGLSDLMKGAGLTQGGFYKQFSSKDDLIVEASASALENSKSRWVDLAAGSSDPRRALLSFYLSATHLQERAEGCVIASLAPDAARHSPELRQTFQAGIERHLELLDQLVSVAPGEDMRERSMITLSTMVGALVIARAVDDEQVSNHFLSAALGELLKSTPDAAA is encoded by the coding sequence GTGAGAGTAAGTCGTGCCCAGGCAAAGGCGAACCGCGAGAACGTCGTAAATGTCGCGAGCAAGCTCTTTCGAGAGCATGGCTTCAATGGTATTGGCTTGAGCGATTTGATGAAGGGCGCCGGGCTGACGCAGGGTGGCTTCTACAAGCAGTTCAGCTCCAAGGACGATCTGATCGTAGAAGCTTCGGCCAGCGCGCTCGAAAACAGCAAAAGCAGATGGGTCGACCTTGCCGCCGGCTCTAGCGATCCGCGGCGGGCACTTTTAAGTTTTTATCTTTCGGCCACTCATCTTCAAGAAAGGGCAGAGGGCTGCGTGATTGCTTCCCTCGCGCCTGACGCTGCCAGGCACAGCCCCGAATTACGCCAGACTTTTCAGGCCGGGATCGAACGCCATCTCGAGCTGCTCGACCAACTCGTCAGCGTAGCGCCTGGCGAAGATATGAGAGAGCGCTCGATGATCACCCTGTCGACCATGGTCGGCGCGCTCGTGATTGCGCGGGCGGTTGACGACGAGCAAGTGTCAAACCATTTTCTGAGCGCCGCGCTCGGTGAATTGCTGAAGTCGACTCCGGATGCGGCGGCGTAG
- a CDS encoding GNAT family N-acetyltransferase, with product MTLSSPEPLASHHDVSEFSCGKPALDHWLQNRALSNQTKGFTAVMVVHEAGRVVGFYGLAPTAIVAATMPRSIRTGQPPDPVPCLLLGQLATDTAWAGRGIGTGLVKHALTRCVEAAGLIGGRALVVNAVDPEAAAFWTRRGFMPSRDDALVLFRSIADIAASIAAIGDGG from the coding sequence GTGACCCTATCTTCGCCTGAGCCGCTTGCGTCACATCATGATGTTTCCGAGTTCTCCTGCGGCAAGCCGGCCCTCGACCATTGGCTACAAAACCGGGCACTCTCCAATCAGACCAAGGGCTTTACCGCCGTGATGGTGGTGCATGAGGCTGGGCGTGTCGTCGGGTTCTACGGTCTCGCACCGACCGCCATCGTTGCGGCAACCATGCCGCGCTCCATTCGAACTGGGCAGCCGCCAGACCCTGTGCCGTGTCTACTGTTAGGGCAATTAGCGACGGACACTGCGTGGGCTGGACGTGGGATCGGTACCGGCCTCGTCAAGCACGCCCTGACGCGTTGCGTCGAGGCCGCTGGTCTGATCGGGGGTCGTGCCCTCGTGGTCAATGCCGTCGATCCGGAGGCCGCTGCTTTTTGGACCCGAAGGGGTTTCATGCCCTCGCGTGACGATGCACTGGTGCTGTTTCGGTCTATCGCCGATATCGCGGCGTCGATCGCCGCCATCGGCGATGGGGGCTGA